The following coding sequences are from one Candidatus Methylomirabilota bacterium window:
- a CDS encoding enoyl-CoA hydratase/isomerase family protein has translation MSEFLRVERAGAVATIWIDRQPKMNTLTVAMRNEFPGIFRALEADDAIRVVVVRGAGGKAFSAGGDVSEFLTLAPADLELWGDTLTSAERCRKPVIAAIDGYTMGAGLELAVACDFRIATLRSEFAFPEVRLGMIPGSGGTQRALRLMGMTRGKLFMMTGRRISAAEAEAWGLITQAVPHEKLDETVGALAGDLAEKAPLALRTLKMVLNRGAEAPLETALELERKAYAWLRSTHDYAEGVTAFLEKRPPKYTGR, from the coding sequence ATGAGCGAGTTCCTGAGGGTCGAGCGGGCGGGCGCCGTCGCGACGATCTGGATCGACCGCCAGCCGAAGATGAACACGCTGACGGTCGCGATGCGGAACGAGTTCCCGGGGATCTTCCGGGCTCTCGAGGCCGACGACGCGATCCGGGTCGTCGTCGTCCGCGGGGCGGGCGGCAAGGCCTTCAGTGCCGGCGGCGACGTCTCGGAGTTCCTGACGCTCGCGCCCGCCGACCTGGAGCTGTGGGGAGACACGCTGACCTCCGCCGAGCGCTGCCGCAAGCCGGTGATCGCCGCGATCGACGGGTATACGATGGGGGCCGGTCTCGAGCTGGCGGTCGCGTGCGACTTCCGGATCGCGACGCTGCGCTCCGAGTTCGCCTTCCCCGAGGTGAGGCTCGGCATGATCCCCGGGAGCGGCGGCACGCAGCGCGCGCTGCGCCTCATGGGCATGACGCGCGGCAAGCTCTTCATGATGACGGGCCGGCGGATCTCGGCCGCCGAGGCCGAGGCGTGGGGGTTGATCACCCAGGCGGTGCCGCACGAGAAGCTCGACGAGACGGTGGGGGCGCTCGCCGGCGACCTGGCCGAGAAGGCGCCGCTCGCGCTCCGGACCCTCAAGATGGTGCTGAACCGGGGCGCCGAGGCGCCGCTCGAGACGGCGCTCGAGCTCGAGCGCAAGGCCTACGCGTGGCTCCGGTCCACGCACGACTACGCCGAGGGCGTGACCGCGTTCCTCGAGAAGCGACCGCCGAAGTACACGGGGAGATGA
- a CDS encoding LLM class flavin-dependent oxidoreductase — translation MAHSFGLILANRAVVLGVVKARDLVDLTVEAERSGAFDAVWVGDSLLAKPRLESVTLLSALAGVTAKVRLAVGCMATFVHRHPVMLAHQWASLDAISGGRAWLVACLGGPSDANAAQAAEHAVMGVASAERPGRLEEGVEILRKLFGGKNVSHRGRFYAFEGVTLEPRPLQQPCPIWIASNPTGLTWKGGASASEPAVERAYRRVARYADGWMTNKLSPPEFRREFARIQAMASEEGRDPAKLGSALYHNVNINEDRQKALEESKAFLDTYYTAKFTPKFVEQWTVAGSPAQCIAELRAYFDAGVGHMALRLTSWDQRGQFKRFLGEVAPAFGGR, via the coding sequence GTGGCCCACTCGTTCGGCCTGATCCTCGCGAACCGCGCCGTCGTGCTCGGCGTCGTGAAGGCCCGCGACCTCGTGGACCTCACCGTGGAGGCCGAGCGCTCGGGCGCCTTCGACGCCGTCTGGGTCGGGGACAGCCTCCTCGCCAAGCCTCGCCTCGAGTCCGTCACGCTGTTGTCCGCCCTCGCCGGCGTGACGGCGAAGGTGAGGCTCGCGGTCGGGTGCATGGCGACCTTCGTGCACCGCCACCCGGTGATGCTCGCCCACCAGTGGGCGAGCCTCGACGCGATCTCGGGCGGGCGCGCCTGGCTCGTCGCCTGCCTCGGCGGGCCCAGCGACGCGAACGCCGCGCAGGCGGCCGAGCACGCCGTCATGGGCGTGGCGTCGGCCGAGCGGCCGGGACGCCTCGAGGAGGGCGTCGAGATCCTGCGAAAGCTCTTCGGCGGGAAGAACGTCTCGCACCGTGGCCGGTTCTATGCGTTCGAGGGCGTCACGCTGGAGCCGCGACCGCTGCAGCAGCCGTGCCCGATCTGGATCGCGTCGAACCCGACGGGGCTCACGTGGAAGGGCGGCGCGTCGGCGTCCGAGCCGGCCGTCGAGCGCGCCTACCGCCGCGTCGCGCGCTACGCCGACGGCTGGATGACCAACAAGCTCTCGCCCCCGGAGTTCCGCCGGGAGTTCGCGCGCATCCAGGCCATGGCGAGCGAGGAGGGGCGCGACCCGGCGAAGCTCGGGAGCGCGCTCTACCACAACGTCAACATCAACGAGGACCGCCAGAAGGCGCTCGAGGAGTCGAAGGCGTTCCTCGACACGTACTACACGGCGAAGTTCACGCCGAAGTTCGTCGAGCAGTGGACCGTCGCGGGGAGCCCGGCGCAGTGCATCGCAGAGCTGCGCGCGTACTTCGACGCCGGCGTCGGCCACATGGCGCTCCGGCTCACGTCCTGGGACCAGCGGGGCCAGTTCAAGCGGTTCCTCGGCGAAGTGGCGCCCGCCTTCGGAGGCCGCTGA
- a CDS encoding VOC family protein, which translates to MLKGIDHIVIAVPDLDVARKSYEALGFSVVPGGRHPVGTHNALIAFADGAYVELIAFYEKNPAHKWWTPLQKGGGLVDFCMQTDDLLGDTAAFRKAGVAIDDPSPLSRLRPDGYQLKWVLSIPRGDHRGIAPFLIQDETPRDERIPRETRHANGVTGIGSVAVAVDGVAPVAAWYVEVLRRPGQPVQRPELDGAGMRFTIGPHALDFVAPRGRVGPLTDWLAARGASPYAATLRAPKPGVLDPTKTLGARLTIVG; encoded by the coding sequence ATGCTCAAGGGGATCGACCACATCGTCATCGCCGTGCCCGACCTGGACGTCGCGCGGAAGAGCTACGAGGCGCTCGGCTTCAGCGTGGTGCCGGGCGGCCGCCATCCCGTCGGCACCCACAACGCGCTGATCGCGTTTGCCGACGGCGCATACGTCGAGTTGATCGCGTTCTACGAGAAGAACCCGGCCCACAAGTGGTGGACGCCGCTCCAGAAGGGCGGGGGCCTCGTGGACTTCTGCATGCAGACCGACGACCTCCTCGGTGACACCGCGGCCTTTCGGAAGGCGGGGGTCGCGATCGACGATCCGTCGCCGCTCAGCCGCCTACGGCCCGACGGCTACCAGCTCAAGTGGGTGCTCTCGATCCCGCGCGGGGACCATCGGGGGATCGCGCCGTTCCTCATCCAGGACGAGACGCCGCGCGACGAGCGCATCCCGCGTGAGACGCGCCACGCGAACGGCGTGACGGGGATCGGGAGCGTCGCCGTGGCGGTCGACGGCGTGGCGCCGGTCGCGGCGTGGTACGTAGAGGTCCTGCGGCGGCCGGGACAGCCCGTCCAGCGTCCCGAGCTGGACGGCGCCGGCATGAGGTTCACGATCGGGCCGCACGCGCTCGACTTCGTCGCGCCGCGGGGACGAGTGGGTCCGCTGACGGACTGGCTCGCGGCGCGCGGGGCTTCGCCCTACGCCGCCACGCTCAGGGCCCCGAAGCCGGGCGTCCTCGACCCCACGAAGACCCTCGGGGCACGACTCACGATAGTCGGCTGA
- a CDS encoding UbiD family decarboxylase: MPYMDMREWIGRLEKEGELRRVTAEVDWDRELGAITRRVLEKKGPALLFESIKGYEKARCTKLFTSGLGSRGRLALALGFPKDTSNRELVQYVMKKNRETLPPRIVSGGPVKEVVVRGAEVDQTEFPVPKWHYLEGGRYIHTFSAIVTRDPETRAMNVGIYRGMIGKKNTTPFLLIKGGQHWGQHFLKWAARGEPMPVACVIGWDPIMPFLAGSPIPAGVCEWDVMGAYRGEPAELVRCETVDLEVPARAEIVLEGLISDDPATYEVEGPFGEFTGYVSDIPTPRPSMRISCITHRRDPIFRGSLEGTLPGSYSENSVMSSVQRAAIAWNILTAAGIPGVRDVFVPPITNGVNIVVQIAKAYQGQPKQIAAALWGNSAAQFRYKHVTVVEDDIDPSSYEQVDWAFAHRVNAGEEGIVVFPGIFGSPIDPSTPLEDRDVARLGTGLWNRVLIDATRSWKFERRPEWGGERFPPTVRPAAEDEARVRARWSELGLGDL, translated from the coding sequence ATGCCGTACATGGACATGCGCGAGTGGATCGGGCGGCTCGAGAAGGAAGGCGAGCTGCGCCGGGTCACCGCGGAGGTCGACTGGGATCGCGAGCTCGGCGCGATCACCCGGCGCGTCCTCGAGAAGAAGGGTCCGGCGCTCCTCTTCGAGAGCATCAAGGGCTACGAGAAGGCGCGCTGCACGAAGCTCTTCACGAGCGGGCTCGGCAGCCGCGGGCGGCTGGCGCTCGCGCTCGGCTTTCCCAAGGACACCTCGAACCGCGAGTTGGTCCAGTACGTCATGAAGAAGAACCGCGAGACGCTCCCGCCGCGGATCGTATCGGGCGGACCCGTGAAGGAGGTCGTCGTCAGGGGCGCCGAGGTGGACCAGACGGAGTTCCCCGTCCCGAAGTGGCACTACCTCGAGGGCGGACGCTACATCCACACGTTTTCCGCGATCGTCACGCGCGATCCCGAGACGCGCGCGATGAACGTCGGGATCTACCGCGGCATGATCGGCAAGAAGAACACGACGCCCTTTCTCCTCATCAAGGGCGGCCAGCACTGGGGCCAGCACTTCCTGAAGTGGGCGGCGCGCGGCGAGCCGATGCCCGTCGCGTGCGTCATCGGCTGGGACCCGATCATGCCCTTCCTCGCGGGCTCGCCGATCCCCGCGGGCGTCTGCGAGTGGGACGTGATGGGCGCCTATCGCGGGGAGCCGGCGGAGCTGGTCCGCTGCGAGACGGTGGACCTCGAGGTCCCGGCGAGAGCCGAGATCGTCCTCGAGGGCCTCATCAGCGACGACCCGGCGACGTATGAGGTCGAGGGGCCCTTCGGCGAGTTCACCGGCTACGTCTCCGACATCCCGACGCCGCGGCCGAGCATGCGGATCTCGTGCATCACGCACCGGCGCGACCCGATCTTCCGCGGGTCGCTCGAGGGCACGCTGCCCGGCTCCTACAGCGAGAACAGCGTCATGTCCTCCGTGCAGCGCGCGGCGATCGCGTGGAACATCCTCACCGCCGCCGGCATTCCCGGCGTGCGCGACGTCTTCGTGCCGCCGATCACCAACGGCGTGAACATCGTCGTCCAGATCGCGAAGGCCTACCAGGGCCAGCCGAAGCAGATCGCCGCCGCGCTCTGGGGGAACAGCGCCGCGCAGTTCCGTTACAAGCACGTGACGGTCGTCGAGGACGACATCGATCCGTCGTCGTACGAGCAGGTGGACTGGGCGTTCGCCCACCGCGTGAACGCGGGCGAGGAGGGCATCGTGGTCTTCCCGGGCATCTTCGGCTCGCCGATCGACCCGAGCACGCCGCTCGAGGACCGCGACGTGGCGCGGCTCGGCACCGGCCTCTGGAACCGCGTGCTCATCGACGCGACGCGCTCCTGGAAGTTCGAGCGGCGGCCCGAGTGGGGGGGCGAGCGCTTCCCGCCGACGGTGCGCCCGGCGGCCGAGGACGAGGCGCGCGTGCGCGCGCGCTGGAGCGAGCTCGGGCTCGGCGACCTCTGA
- a CDS encoding mandelate racemase/muconate lactonizing enzyme family protein gives MKITGVEAIPLAIPLAPATPPSPWASGIGRQVLVRVTTDEGLTGWGECFAYGVPLAVCAVVEDALAPLVLGQDPTRIEHLVDTMHRALMIWGRRGLAMMAVSGVELALWDLTGKARGVPVYQLLGGLCTSHARVYASLLRYETPAKVRQGVSAALVLGFTAVKLHQTDVQSVAEAREVAGPDVELMLDTNCPWSVEEAIRIGGQLERHDLRWLEEPVWPPEDYDGLARVRAALRTPIACGENEATAFAFRAILDAGAADIVQPSVTKVGGILEMKKIATLAAAAGVTFVPHSFYFGPGLAATLHVVASTPGVPYVEFPPGQLAAPLLAEPIRCAGGAVTIPDRPGLGADPDPDTLQRYPYRREAARPFYLT, from the coding sequence ATGAAGATCACGGGCGTCGAGGCGATCCCCCTGGCGATCCCGCTCGCGCCGGCCACCCCGCCCTCGCCGTGGGCGTCGGGCATCGGCCGCCAGGTGCTCGTGCGCGTGACGACCGACGAGGGGCTGACGGGCTGGGGCGAGTGCTTCGCCTACGGCGTGCCGCTCGCGGTCTGCGCGGTCGTCGAGGACGCGCTGGCGCCGCTCGTCCTCGGCCAGGACCCGACGCGGATCGAGCACCTCGTGGACACGATGCACCGGGCGCTGATGATCTGGGGGCGCCGCGGGCTGGCGATGATGGCGGTGAGCGGCGTCGAGCTCGCGCTCTGGGACCTCACGGGCAAGGCGCGAGGCGTGCCGGTCTACCAGCTCCTCGGCGGGCTCTGTACGTCCCACGCGCGCGTCTACGCGAGCCTCCTGCGCTACGAGACGCCGGCGAAGGTGCGTCAGGGCGTCTCGGCGGCGCTCGTCCTCGGCTTCACCGCGGTCAAGCTCCACCAGACCGACGTCCAGTCGGTCGCCGAGGCGCGTGAGGTCGCGGGCCCCGACGTCGAGCTGATGCTCGACACCAACTGCCCGTGGAGCGTGGAGGAGGCGATCCGGATCGGCGGCCAGCTCGAACGCCACGACCTGCGCTGGCTCGAGGAGCCCGTGTGGCCGCCCGAGGACTACGACGGGCTCGCGCGCGTGCGCGCGGCGCTCCGCACGCCGATCGCGTGCGGGGAGAACGAGGCGACGGCGTTCGCCTTCAGGGCGATCCTCGACGCGGGGGCCGCGGACATCGTCCAGCCGAGCGTGACGAAGGTGGGCGGGATCCTCGAGATGAAGAAGATCGCGACGCTCGCTGCGGCGGCGGGTGTTACGTTCGTGCCGCACTCGTTTTATTTCGGGCCCGGCCTCGCGGCGACGCTCCACGTCGTCGCGTCCACGCCGGGCGTCCCCTACGTCGAATTCCCGCCGGGCCAGCTCGCGGCGCCGCTGCTCGCCGAGCCCATCCGCTGCGCGGGCGGCGCCGTCACGATCCCCGACCGGCCGGGGCTCGGCGCCGATCCCGACCCGGACACGCTCCAGCGCTACCCGTACCGCCGCGAGGCCGCGCGCCCCTTCTACCTGACGTAG
- a CDS encoding DinB family protein yields MATKTVEDLRKRTDVSWASLSKQLQGMEPHVDRPEKPGEWTVREVLSHLLFDPGIDFGARLKSFTTGNLPVIEVTPGQTHLTPERQKMTLKQLADALDAQRRGVFTYLEGLSDADMGRKARIPLFKQFMGTDEIAIHVYVGAMYENHWGDHTGQLAKIRKAAGLPEAK; encoded by the coding sequence ATGGCGACCAAGACCGTCGAAGATCTCAGAAAGCGCACCGACGTCTCGTGGGCGAGTCTCAGCAAGCAGCTCCAGGGGATGGAGCCTCACGTGGACCGCCCGGAGAAGCCGGGCGAGTGGACGGTGCGCGAGGTCCTCTCCCACCTGCTCTTCGATCCCGGCATCGATTTCGGCGCGCGCCTCAAGAGCTTCACGACGGGCAACCTGCCGGTCATCGAGGTCACGCCCGGCCAGACGCACCTCACGCCCGAACGGCAGAAGATGACGCTCAAGCAGCTCGCCGACGCGCTCGACGCCCAGCGGCGGGGCGTCTTCACGTACCTCGAGGGGCTCTCCGACGCCGACATGGGACGCAAGGCGCGGATCCCGCTCTTCAAACAGTTCATGGGCACAGACGAGATCGCGATCCACGTCTACGTGGGCGCCATGTACGAGAACCACTGGGGCGACCACACGGGCCAGCTCGCGAAGATCCGCAAGGCCGCGGGACTGCCGGAAGCGAAGTAG
- a CDS encoding GNAT family N-acetyltransferase, producing the protein MEIIQAASAGDIERVKELFREYEKSLDVDLCFQGFEQELAGLPGAYTPPRGRLLLAIDGGRPAGCVALRPLGPDACEMKRLYLRPELRGRRVGRLLADRVIAEARAIGYARMRLDTLPAMTEAIAMYRALGFAEIAPYYANPVPGALFMELALR; encoded by the coding sequence ATGGAGATCATCCAGGCGGCAAGCGCCGGCGACATCGAGCGGGTGAAGGAGCTCTTCCGCGAGTACGAGAAGTCGCTCGACGTCGACCTCTGCTTCCAGGGGTTCGAGCAGGAGCTCGCGGGCCTGCCCGGCGCCTACACTCCACCGAGGGGACGCCTTCTGCTCGCTATCGACGGCGGCCGGCCCGCGGGCTGCGTCGCGCTCCGGCCGCTCGGCCCCGACGCGTGCGAGATGAAGCGCCTCTACCTCCGCCCCGAGCTCCGGGGCCGGCGCGTCGGGCGGCTCCTCGCTGACCGGGTCATCGCCGAGGCGCGCGCGATCGGCTACGCGCGCATGCGCCTCGACACGCTGCCCGCCATGACGGAAGCGATCGCGATGTACCGCGCGCTCGGCTTCGCGGAGATCGCGCCGTACTACGCGAACCCCGTCCCCGGCGCGCTCTTCATGGAGCTCGCCCTCCGCTGA
- a CDS encoding MFS transporter: protein MKTRPRAVLATASGTHFVHDGFSDILYVLLPVWAREFGLVYAQVGLIRTFYSGAMAAFQLPAGLLAERWGERRLLAAGTAVTACGFIAAGAWAGGFASLLLLLLVAGLGSGVQHPLSSSIVSKAYETGARRTALGTYNFAGDLGKVAVPAVVAFAATTIGWRAAAAGYGVVGLVAALAIFAILARLGTGGVDAAAAREAARAQSGWGIKDARGFQALAAVGMIDNATRTGLLTFLPFALIAKGLTVAGVGTALALVFAGGAVGKFVCGVVAERVGVIRTVVLTEGATALGIAAIVAAPLPVALAVLLPLGVALNGTSSVLYATVADLVTADRRSRAYGLYYTLTVGASASAPTVYGLLGDAVGVSATLLTVATLVLATIPLCLVLRASVAEPARA, encoded by the coding sequence GTGAAGACGCGACCGCGCGCGGTGCTGGCCACCGCCTCGGGCACCCACTTCGTCCACGACGGCTTCTCGGACATCCTCTACGTGCTCCTGCCGGTCTGGGCCCGGGAGTTCGGGCTCGTGTACGCGCAGGTCGGGCTGATCCGGACCTTCTACTCCGGCGCGATGGCGGCGTTCCAGCTCCCGGCGGGGCTCCTCGCGGAGCGCTGGGGCGAGCGGCGGCTGCTCGCCGCGGGCACCGCGGTGACCGCGTGCGGCTTCATCGCCGCGGGCGCCTGGGCCGGCGGGTTCGCGTCGCTCCTGCTGCTCCTCCTCGTCGCGGGCCTCGGCTCGGGGGTCCAGCATCCGCTGTCGTCGTCGATCGTCTCGAAGGCGTACGAGACAGGCGCCCGGCGCACGGCGCTCGGCACCTACAACTTCGCGGGTGATCTCGGCAAGGTCGCGGTGCCCGCCGTCGTCGCGTTCGCCGCGACGACCATCGGCTGGCGCGCGGCCGCCGCGGGCTACGGCGTCGTCGGGCTCGTCGCCGCGCTCGCGATCTTCGCGATCCTTGCGCGGCTCGGGACGGGCGGCGTCGACGCGGCCGCGGCGCGCGAGGCGGCGCGGGCGCAGAGCGGCTGGGGCATCAAGGACGCGCGCGGCTTCCAGGCCCTCGCCGCCGTCGGCATGATCGACAACGCGACGCGCACGGGGCTCCTCACCTTCCTCCCCTTCGCGCTGATCGCCAAGGGCCTGACGGTCGCCGGCGTGGGGACCGCGCTGGCGCTCGTGTTCGCGGGAGGCGCGGTCGGCAAGTTCGTCTGCGGCGTCGTCGCCGAGCGCGTCGGCGTCATCCGGACGGTCGTGCTGACGGAAGGCGCGACGGCGCTCGGCATCGCCGCGATCGTCGCCGCGCCGCTGCCGGTGGCGCTGGCGGTCCTACTGCCGCTCGGCGTCGCGCTCAACGGGACGTCCTCGGTCCTGTACGCCACGGTGGCGGACCTCGTCACCGCCGACCGCCGCTCGCGCGCCTACGGCCTCTACTACACGCTGACGGTCGGGGCCTCGGCGAGCGCGCCGACGGTCTACGGCCTGCTCGGCGACGCGGTCGGCGTCAGCGCGACGCTCCTCACCGTGGCGACGCTCGTGCTGGCGACGATCCCGCTCTGCCTCGTCCTGCGCGCGTCCGTCGCCGAGCCCGCCCGCGCCTAG
- a CDS encoding cob(I)yrinic acid a,c-diamide adenosyltransferase, whose product MTISITRVYTRTGDRGETGLVGGKRVPKDSPRIVAYGTIDELNAIVGIVRTFNEERLAEGAHHRWLDEALRKIQNELFDLGSELATPPEAEYEGMFKVGEAEVTALERLMDHCQKDLEPLKSFTLPGGGRINAFLHQARTVCRRAEREVLKLSRAEPINEWALRYVNRLSDAFFVLGRWVGKRMGEKEYLWERGLASHARPKRKRS is encoded by the coding sequence ATGACGATCAGCATCACCCGCGTCTACACCCGCACGGGCGACCGGGGGGAGACCGGGCTCGTCGGCGGCAAGCGCGTGCCCAAGGATTCGCCGCGCATCGTCGCCTACGGCACGATCGACGAGCTGAACGCGATCGTCGGGATCGTCCGCACCTTCAACGAGGAGCGCCTGGCCGAGGGCGCCCACCACCGCTGGCTCGACGAGGCGCTGCGCAAGATCCAGAACGAGCTGTTCGACCTCGGCAGCGAGCTGGCGACGCCGCCGGAGGCCGAGTACGAGGGGATGTTCAAGGTCGGCGAGGCGGAGGTGACGGCGCTCGAGCGCCTCATGGATCACTGCCAGAAGGACCTCGAGCCGCTGAAGTCGTTCACGCTGCCCGGCGGCGGGCGCATCAACGCGTTCCTCCACCAGGCGCGGACCGTCTGCCGCCGCGCGGAGCGCGAGGTCTTGAAGCTCTCGCGCGCGGAGCCGATCAACGAGTGGGCCCTCCGCTACGTCAACCGTCTGAGCGACGCCTTCTTCGTCCTCGGCCGCTGGGTCGGCAAGCGTATGGGCGAGAAGGAGTACCTCTGGGAGCGCGGGCTCGCGAGCCACGCCCGCCCCAAAAGGAAGCGCTCATGA